A stretch of Monomorium pharaonis isolate MP-MQ-018 chromosome 7, ASM1337386v2, whole genome shotgun sequence DNA encodes these proteins:
- the LOC105830461 gene encoding guanine nucleotide-binding protein G(o) subunit alpha has product MGCAMSAEERAALARSKQIEKNLKEDGIQAAKDIKLLLLGAGESGKSTIVKQMKIIHESGFTPEDFKQYRPVVYSNTIQSLVAILRAMPNLGISFSTNERETDAKMVFDVIQRMEDTEPFSEELLAAMKRLWSDSGVQECFGRSNEYQLNDSAKYFLDDLDRLGARDYQPTEQDILRTRVKTTGIVEVHFSFKNLNFKLFDVGGQRSERKKWIHCFEDVTAIIFCVAMSEYDQVLHEDETTNRMQESLKLFDSICNNKWFTDTSIILFLNKKDLFEEKIRKSPLTICFPEYTGAQEYSEAAAYIQAQFEAKNKSTTKEIYCHMTCATDTNNIQFVFDAVTDVIIANNLRGCGLY; this is encoded by the exons ATGGGCTGTGCCATGTCCGCGGAGGAGCGGGCCGCTCTGGCCCGCAGCAAGCAGATCGAGAAGAATCTCAAGGAGGACGGTATCCAGGCGGCCAAGGACATCAAGCTCCTGCTGCTCG gAGCGGGTGAGTCCGGCAAGAGTACGATCGTGAAACAAATGaa AATTATCCACGAGAGCGGCTTCACGCCGGAAGACTTCAAGCAGTACAGACCCGTCGTGTACAGTAACACGATACAATCTCTAGTCGCTATTCTCAGAGCAATGCCTAATCTGGGCATCAGCTTTTCAACCAACGAGCGAGAG ACGGACGCAAAAATGGTATTTGACGTAATACAAAGAATGGAAGATACGGAACCTTTTAGCGAAGAATTGCTCGCAGCTATGAAGAGGCTGTGGTCCGATAGTGGAGTGCAAGAGTGCTTTGGCAGGAGCAACGAGTATCAGTTGAACGACTCCGCGAAATA CTTCCTCGACGACTTGGATCGATTAGGAGCGAGGGACTACCAGCCAACGGAACAAGATATTCTCAGGACCCGAGTGAAAACGACGGGAATCGTGGAAGTCCACTTTTCATTCAAAAACCTCAACTTCAA ATTATTTGACGTAGGTGGTCAAAGGAGCGAGCGTAAGAAATGGATACATTGCTTCGAGGATGTAACTGCAATTATCTTCTGCGTGGCAATGTCCGAGTACGATCAGGTCTTGCACGAGGACGAAACGACG AACCGAATGCAAGAGAGCTTAAAACTGTTCGACTCGATCTGCAACAACAAGTGGTTTACCGATACCTCGATTATCCTCTTCCTGAACAAGAAGGATCTCTTCGAGGAGAAGATCCGCAAGTCTCCTCTCACAATCTGTTTTCCCGAGTACACTG GTGCGCAGGAGTACAGCGAAGCGGCTGCGTACATCCAGGCACAGTTCGAAGCGAAGAACAAGTCGACCACGAAGGAGATTTACTGCCACATGACCTGTGCCACCGACACGAACAACATTCAATTTGTGTTCGACGCAGTCACAGACGTCATTATCGCCAATAATCTGCGCGGCTGCGGTCTCTACTAG